In Capsicum annuum cultivar UCD-10X-F1 chromosome 8, UCD10Xv1.1, whole genome shotgun sequence, the genomic window ggtcaAACCCTTGAatgcaaaaatacatatcatattgtGATTATAATTAAACAACCATGATTCCTACTTGATAGTATAAAACATGTCTGCGCGTATCGTGGCAATGCTGATCACTACAAAATGAATTCATCTCTTTCACCATTAAATTGAAGGAGTTGCTATAATGGCAGCTAGAAGGATTCCTAACTCACCATAATTGCAAAATCTGACTAATTAAATGCTAGATTTCTTCTCTTCGATCTACTCAACTGCAATATCACAAAGTTTGTCAACATAATAAATGTACACGAAGAAAACAGCTAGCCTTAAGGGTGCCAAAAGTCAAGTGTAGGGAATTCCATCTAATTTCCAAATCGCAGAAAAACATGTTTTAGCAAATTAAACTTTGCATAGCGAAATAAATTAGAAGTTGCATAGGCAATTTTGAGATGCTATAAAAGCATGACAAAGAGTTTTCAGATGAGTACCAATTAACATATCATCACACAACATGGAACAGCATGACATAATAATATTCAGCATTACACCCTTACTTTCTGTTTTGCTTTGTCTTGCCCGAAAGAAAGCAAAAGCCAGCAAGCAAACTGTGATGTTGAAAGCGGAGAAATTAACAACACAGCAATGATGCATAGTATAGCGGCTATTGCTGCAACATCAATTGCCACAACCCCTCTTATCACCACAGGTAAAACTCATGATGTTGGTGACTGTTGGAATGGAAACTGGGGCTATGGCAGTGGAGGTGGTGGAGGCGGCGGCTGTGAATGGAGAGGTGGAGGGTGTTGAAGTGGAGATCTGAAAGAGTTGAAAACTGTCTTCTTTGTCCGTCTTCTATTGTGGCTAAGCTACTTGTGATATAACATAAGGGTATGCCATAACAACTCTATGTATCGTGAGATTGAAAAAATAAGTTTAAGACATATATCGAATGTGTGAAATTTTATTGCACCATCAGTTCTGTAAATATTCTTTTACAATTTCAGTGCATAGTGTAGAGCAACTTCAAAAAATGTAACTGCAGTTTCAATCCAGTTAAGAAGTGTATGCAAGAAATAGTTAATAACTAAAGTAAAGAAATGTCATTATAATATTCTGAAAAATAGCGTATAGTGCATAAAGTGAGGGTATTCTGCCCATGCATATACCAAATATTTTATTACATGGTAGGAGATAGACAACCAGCATCTTGTCCAGAAAAACAAGTACTATCTTACAAGTTAGAATTGTCACCTTGTAAACACAAAGTGAAAAGTATCTCTTCCACTGGGAGATTCGAATGGTGGTGCTGGTGCATATCCGCATAAAATTGGCCTATACCATCAGCAAACATATCGCAAAGGCGAATAGCCGTACAATAAAAGAAAGTTGAAGCACTATAGCACGTCCTTTGTGTGAGGGTGGAGAGTGAAACCCGTAGCTAATTTACTTGGCAACATCACATTGATCACTGGAAAACAATGTTCCCCCAAAACCTGCAGATGTacatttgaattcaaatttaactACAAAATAAAACAGCGAGAAGCCAGCCTCAAGCAAGTTTCTCAGTCAATTTCCTTTATCCCAGTAATTTcattttgcaaaatttctttttCCCTCCTAGTGGGCAGGGAATTAGGAGAGTGGGTAGGACAGGGTGCTGCTGCTGGTACCATCTTGTTTGAATATTTTTCAAAGTACAGCCTAAATAACATATTATACGTATTGTGATTTGCAAGTCAAAACCAAAAAGAAACTCTTACCGTCTAGCACACTGGTACTTGGCAGTGTTAATCACTTCAAAGGCCAAGATTTTTCTTTGTAGACGAGCGTTTGCTTAATCATTTAGTGACTTGTGAAATGCAACCTACATAGCAAGTAGGAAATATTAGTTTTCATCCATGCACTACTTTTCAACATGTgcaatatgaagaaacaacacaTGTCAAGCTAGAAGAGAGATAAAGGACGAAATCAGCCAGCAGTTGTTCCTCTTCAAGTTTAACCTCATACATCAGCATAAATTAAAAGGCTTATCAATACTTCTTTTGTGGGAGGAATATACGCTTATGTTGCCATGAGTGCAAATCCACACAATAATGGTAACTATCGTCAATAAACATACGGAAGTGGATGTTTTCAGCAGCTCCCTCACAGCCATAGTTGCATAGCAAGAAGCTGGTAGTGTAAAGCTCAGCTTGAGAGCCATCTGGCTCTCGGCATTACCACCACTATGAGATTTCTCTGATTGCATCCCTGATTCACTGTTAATCTTTTCCTCATGTCCTTTTCCTGTAACCATGTCACCACCTACAGAGATTGCTGAAGATTCAGCAGGAAGTTCCTCGCTTCCATTGGCCGAGTCCTCCTCTCTAACCTTGCTTTTCTTTACTGACTTGGCAATGACATCCAAATCTGTATCAGCTAGAGGTACAGTTCCATCAGTGTAACTAAGCAATTCCCTACagtaaaaaaaaaacatcaaaaagacgAAAATGGGAATTTCTTGTCCACAATACAAGCATACAATCTCACGTACACGGTTTATGTATCAAGGGTAGGGCGGGAATTAGAATCCTAAAGAGTATATCCAAATAACATTATTGTAAATTAGCATATACCATCACTCGGATCAGTCATCAAATCACAATCAAATCTCAGAGTTACAGTTAACTgagatttcaaattttttttttcttttttttttttgagaaaaggtAACTTGAggtttcaattaattttaaaaatagaagtccATTCATCATGATAATAAAAGCAAAAATATTGATGAttataatgaataaaattagtTAATAATAGTAAAATTAGTTGACAAATGCTATCTTGTGTGGAAAACACAATTTGGTTTCCAAGGATCCACATGTGAATGAACTGAAAACTCAAACTTTGGAGAAAAGGTATCTTGAAAAGTCTTTTCAGATCCAGCTCTAAACAAACCCTAACACTTGTACAACCAGCAAATCACACAAAGATATGTTCCAAGTCCTTGGAATACTGAACAGAATCCAAGCAAACCAGGAAACGATGGAACAACATGACAACAAAGTAAACGGAAGCTAGCTATGTGCAACCATGTCTGACCTACCATTCAAAATCCTTTGGCTTTTGAAACACGCGTCTGTAAGCTCCGGTCATATTGGTTATGGAGAATTCCCTGCAACAAAGAGGACAACCCCAAGAGACATGATTTAGATAAGGTCTTTTAGAGATAACTTTATAAATGGTGCTTTACCTACACAGTACATTTAACAGACTTCTGCTGGAAGTGTTCGGAGAAGAATGAAGTTCCTTAAAAACATGCCTTGCATGGATTTGATTGTCAggcattctttttttcttttttttgataaAGGTAACGTTGTATTCATCAGCATTGAGGATAACGCTGGAGACTTCCAAAAAATTGTTTCACAGCaaaaaacagaaaataaaacagtGTCctataaattttctaatttgtgCATCTTCTTCTAATCttctttacaccaaaaataaaaggtTGACATACATAACCATTTGACATACATACGtataaattctctaattcttgattGTCAGACAGTCTAGCTAGATGCAATAGCCGATTGGGCTGTTCAGTTTGCAAGCTAAATAACATTTTGTGAATTATTGTACTGTATAATACCAACATGATTGACATTCTAAAAAAACTactggcaaaaaaaaaaaagcattgaACAACTAATGAAAACGTGGATAAACTACTCAAATTTTAAGAGCAATTTTTTACTCACTTGATCTTATGTGCAGTCTCTGTCAAGCTAATACCATCCTGACCAGTACAGATTGTGAGTTATAAGAGAATACATAAAGAAGGGAAGATATGAATAAATTTACAACCAGCAATGACAGTTATCACAAGTGGACTAGACAAAGGTATTGATAACGTCATGGGAAAATCTCTTCAAACCATTCTACAACTCTATGTACTTCAAAATTTAAACAAGCTAAATGCACTTCTTGAATTGTAAAACATCGTTATATTTACTAGAATACTAGACTATGGCTAGTTGGTTATCATTGTAGCAGAATGTTGATAATCCTAATGTGAAGTTATGAATGTCATTTTAAGTATACAGAAAACCATATGAGACGGTGAGCCAAATTTTGTTCGGCTTTGTATGCTTGTTTTGTTAAAGCATTAAGATGCTGTGTAGAAACTATAAATAAAGTATTGCAGAAGCTTATTTCAATCGGGAAAAGAGGTTGAAAGGAAAAGGTCGTGCAGCTTGGCCACTATTTCTCAGACAAATTTAAAAGGCAGATTGATGTTCAGCTAAAGAGGAACAATCTGCAGAGGAAAGGAAAAAGGATGTTCAAAGAAACAAGAGCCcttgcacccaagggtgtggcttaGTGATCAATGAAGTGGGTGAGAACcgtgaggtctcaggttcaaatcctGACGGAgccaaaaacactaggtgatttctttccatctatCCTAGCATTGGTGAATAGAGTTATCCGGTACCTATTGTTGatggaaggtgataggtatctcgtggaattagtcgaAGTGCGTACAAGCTGGCctggacaccacggttataaaaaaaaaaaaacaagagccTGTTAAATAGGAGTCCAAGTCCTTGTTCATAGCTACAGGCCTATCCTCCTCAGCAATAGCATGGCATGGTACTGCCAATCCCATCTAGTTTCAAGTACCATGTAGTTTCTTTCTTCAGAATGGAAAAAAACACCTCCCACCCCTCTCGGTACTTCTCTTTCAGCAATGTAACGccaaaatatataagaataaaaagTAGCAATTGGCAAACTATAATCGAGTACATGTATCAACGAGCTCAGCACATTAGATGCTGAAAAAATACCTTCTGTGCCAAGTCACGGTAAACTTCACCAATGTCATTTGATGGATAAATAACTCTAGACCTGCCATTATAATATGTCTCACAAACAAAAGCAAACAATAACTCATAGAATATTGTAAACATCATATTATCTTTCTTACCCCGGCAAAGGTAGAAGTACATCATCAATGGTATATGTACCAGATTTAAGGTCTTCTTCATTTATAACCTGTCAAACAGCAAATATCGCTTAACTTAATCAGACAAATGAGAATTGCTCACAGAAAAAAAAGCAAAGTTACCAAACAACTACGCCTCAACACCAGGTAATGCGAGGAAACTCAACACAGAAGGGTACCACAAGAGCAAAGTGTTTTAATCAATTTAACTTCTCCCTAACCTCTTAGCAACCTCAGTAGGCATGAGAGTGAAGCCACTGGGTGCACTTTttaacatttaaataaaatagacGCAATTTAAACATCAGAAAAGAAACCATTCCCCCCTATATCATAAGTAACTGATAATTGACAATAATGTAGAATATATAGCAAGCTAACACCATCCATTTCACCATAGAACTGGATAAATGGTGGTCATCCAGGTTACTGAGTTGCTTTTTGATTTTTGCATCCTCCTTTTTTCCAGTTATATAGGGATTTAGGTAGCAACATGCAAGTCGAAAATATAGAGAACTTCGAGTacttcttattttattcttaaattgtATAACATTCGGCCTGATATGAATTTAAATGGAAAAACATGGTCAGTGGAGCATTCAATTCATATAGCCTACCGCCTACCCCTACTTGTTTGGGACTAAGGCGTATTTGTCGCATAGTGATTTAGCAGCTGGGTATCTTAAACTCAAAATGTAGTAAGCCACTAACCATCCATGGGAGtaagttcatgtatatgatataCCACCTGCTTTAGAGCACCCTGTAACTCTTAACCCTACTGGAAACTTTACCAATTATATGAAAAATCATAGTAATATTGGCTGTAACCCTTTGGTTATTTCATTTGGACACATTCTATACAACATACTCCCAGGGAGGAACATCTGTACAAAATGCGGGCTtgtttttgagctttatcaagCTGGAGACCCGGACAGTAAACTAGGTAGTCACAAGGTCCTTTAGTTTAATCTTATATGGGGTTCTGGTTACTATGTCCTTGGAATATGAAATGTGAGCTCTGCATAGAAATGGAGGGAATACATATGAACCCATCTGTCATGCTATGTTTTTCATATAAACTCTTCGCTTAGAAATTTAAGGAACAGCTCTTGTGCTTAGATGATCCAGATACCAACCTTGACTGGTATATTTCTTTCTTCAGGAAGATCAGTCTCTGAGGTCTCATCCAGATTGCTGTAATCATCCATGTTATTCCCATTCACGTCTTCACATTCAGCAACAAAAGTTTCTTTCACAATATGCGGTTCTTTTGAATACACCAAATCTCCCAACACAACTTGGTCAAACCCTATGATATGGGGCAACGAAAATAGATGAGAATCAGCGGTACACTCAAGTACCCATAAGTACATTCTGATCAAAATATATaggtaacaaaaatagttaaTAGAAGATGAATAACGCAAACCATGCTTTTGCACTCTCATGCTTGCCGCATGATTCCAAAGATAACTTTGATAGCTATGGACATACCTAAAAAGGAGAAGATCTGTATCATTATAAAATCTCAAACTTGAAATGTTATGCATGACCCCTTCTGTACTCCCATCACtttcaaaacaacaacaaacccagtatattcccacctagtggggtctggggagggtagaatgtacgcaattcataccactacctctaaagaagtagagaggctgtttccgataaaccctcgtctcaagacacaggacaatatacaaaaatattcaaagcatgaaacatgataaaactaacatagatacaacatccacaaaaataatgtacattttcaaacaaaagacaccaaaaccCTCCTAACTACGGACTACGATTCATCCCCcaccttatccctctatcctagtatttttcctccaaaccttcctatccagggtcatgtcctcagtcagatgtaactgctccatgtcacgtctaatcacttctctccagtatttcttcggtctacccctaccccgcttgaaaccatctaacgctagtctctcacacctacgaactgggacatccgtgcccctcctcatcacatgatcaaaccatctcaacctcactttaaGCCCCTTAAATCTCATGATCAATTGATGTTTATGGCTTTAAACTCTTGGAAGCAGGAAAGAAAACTGTAGAGTTCTATGAAACTGAATAGCTTTTCAATGACTCAAATGCTTCACTTTCTTTAACCAGACAGTTCTCGTTTACAGTTGGACCAATGGTCTTGATAAGAGAAGAGTTGGGCCAATGGTTTCACGGTATTTACCTACGGTCCAatccagtggcggagccacattgaattcaagggttcatccgaacccccttcgtcggaaaattatactatttttatatcgttaaaaatacttttatgtatatataatagatgttgaacccccttcgactagtccatATATTTACTGAACCCCCTCATTGAAAATTCGGGCTCCGCCACTGGTCCAATTAGTTATTCACTGAACTGTGTTGTCTGACGTGTGATACATAAACAAAAAGTGTAAAGGATTTTGGAATCATACAGTACTAGTACTACAGAATTCTGACAAAAACTTTACAAGAATTTACATACAAGGAAATTAAAAATGGTTACTTCCTGAAATGTTCATCAAGCATATCTTTCAGACACATCCTTGTGGAGGGTATAACTAGAAGGATCTTTCAAATCAAGGGCACTGGCAAACAAGCCCCACCTATATACTGAACTTGGTCGAGGAAAGGGATGCAAGAGGCAAAAGTGATCATTAGTTGTGAGTATCTTCATTTAAGTTTTACTTGGATTTATTTTCTGAGTTAGAAGAAAGAGAGATTTTGAAAATAGaaacacaaaagaaaaacaacTACTGAGTGTAACAACCCTAATTTAATTAGAGGTTATTTGTTAATCCATAATTgatcaaaagaaataaagatttttcttttacaaaAGGAGCAGAATTTAAAGGCTTAAAATAATTGAGTGGGCCCaacccaaaagaaaaagaagacggGATTAAAATTATGATGGTTTTTAAGCCTTCTGCCACGCAGATTTGCCAAAAGAAATGGAAGCAGAACGCTGGAACAGAAAAAGGAAAAGcagtagaagaaaagaaaagaaagggagAAAAGGAGAGGGAAAAGAAGGGAGGAAAAAATAGGGAAGAATGAGTTGCATGAATTTGCCCTTTATTGTTTCACCTTTGAATCACTAAATTTCAGATAAATATGTAAAGTACAAGAAGAAATAGTGAATCCTACTAGGAACGCTACTTACATCATTCGGAGAGTCCTGGGTATAGCCTTCAGAGCTTGTAGATAGTTTCCAGGAGATCTTTTCAGGCACTGCAACTGTATAATGTTGACAGGAAATTTCAATTGTAGAACATAAACACACAATCTCATATAACAAATATTGCTTAATCATAAAAATTTTGGAACAAAAATAGGAGCTGCTCTATCCAAGAGAAACTCAATTACTTTGGGAAGTCGAGGACAGCTCAAATCAGAGCAAAAGAAGAAAactctaaataaataaaaaaaggcaaACTTACAATAATGCAAGTCTATACATGGTGACACTCATCATGAGCAAAACATTAGCTTACTTTTGGGTATAATAATAGAGGCTggcttcaacttcttttttttggggggggaaAAATCACAGATAATAACTAAAGGACTCAAGTGTGTGATAAATTTAGTGTTGTTCACTGGAACTTACAATCGCCTTTTCAGCAACCAGATAACGAGGTAACTGCCTTAGAGTCCCATCAACGTCACCACTTTCCTTGTAATACTCCCTTACTGTACTGATGGCATTCTTCTGTATTCAAGGTTAAAGCTGAGGAGAACAAAAATCTTtcctacacacacacacataataCTGTATATTTTTTAACAAGAAAGTTGTTGGGGAAGAGAACTTTCAGTTTCAGGGTTGCGAGAGTGATAAAAGAAGCAAAATTATGGATAAAGTGAACTAGCAAAGGATATCCCCTTCTCTTGGATCAAGAATCAAACTGACAGCAGCTTTCCACTCTCCACGCAATAACGCAGCTCCAATTAGATGGGTTGGCACAGAACTGCTGCCAAACCGCTGCACCATTTGCATAGACAACAAGATGAACATGGCCATCAAAATCATGACAAATTGGTGATTTTCACAGTTTAGCTTGCCAATCAACATTCAAACTCAGGCTTAGCAATAACGGagtttcatgttttatttcaaattaagttattcatttttttccttcatgAAAGCCCTCTTCAGTATCcaaagagaaaaatgaagagCCAAGAAAACTGAAAGAATATCAAGAAGCGAACCAACAGTAACCAAAAATGTTATTAAATGTGAATGGAGATCTGCCTTGATTATGTTGACGACGGGCTTCTTGTTGGTGATTATAATGCCATGCAATGCACGACTGAAGATTAGCTCAAGCAAGCAGTAATTTCAAAATTGTAGCTCACATTTACCCCAAAGCCTGATATGAATTAACTGTACTATCAGGGAACCATATGCGCATATGAGCAAGACATCGGAAAATGAAGAAAGGAAGATCATTAGTGAGTTTCTCCTAAAGCAAAATAAGGTTGGAGGGATTCCAAGAGTTTCTGTAAAa contains:
- the LOC107839443 gene encoding LOW QUALITY PROTEIN: multisubstrate pseudouridine synthase 7 (The sequence of the model RefSeq protein was modified relative to this genomic sequence to represent the inferred CDS: inserted 2 bases in 1 codon) — protein: MLKTLCSEPRKSVQQIVWSXPKILKPYYYYYRFLDHIFFPAMKSMDECDVGISCYISNLPGFRGILKQRYSDFIVNEVDLDENVVHLTSLEAPNECSETKDVNISDQLNRSSVTEIESFRSLAGNSDAEKLKVFIDELNSGVDVSDESIVLSPSADKSHRTAIHNFFKEKLKFLVTDTIDGIEDQSKCVRVRLNKGGNNGRGRNSRKRKERDDKRYDSRGSDSYPGHLGKFLRFHLFKENKDTQEALNVIAKMLGIQSRSFGFAGTKDKRAVSTQRVTVFKQQASKLAALNKRLIGIKVGDFCHVKEGLLLGQLYGNRFTITLRGVSAESEDIIKASAVALGKHGFINYFGLQRFGSSSVPTHLIGAALLRGEWKAAVSLILDPREGEKNAISTVREYYKESGDVDGTLRQLPRYLVAEKAILQCLKRSPGNYLQALKAIPRTLRMMYVHSYQSYLWNHAASMRVQKHGFDQVVLGDLVYSKEPHIVKETFVAECEDVNGNNMDDYSNLDETSETDLPEERNIPVKVINEEDLKSGTYTIDDVLLPLPGSRVIYPSNDIGEVYRDLAQKDGISLTETAHKIKEFSITNMTGAYRRVFQKPKDFEWELLSYTDGTVPLADTDLDVIAKSVKKSKVREEDSANGSEELPAESSAISVGGDMVTGKGHEEKINSESGMQSEKSHSGGNAESQMALKLSFTLPASCYATMAVRELLKTSTSVAFHKSLND